The following are encoded in a window of Peromyscus leucopus breed LL Stock chromosome X, UCI_PerLeu_2.1, whole genome shotgun sequence genomic DNA:
- the Rap2c gene encoding ras-related protein Rap-2c, whose translation MREYKVVVLGSGGVGKSALTVQFVTGTFIEKYDPTIEDFYRKEIEVDSSPSVLEILDTAGTEQFASMRDLYIKNGQGFILVYSLVNQQSFQDIKPMRDQIVRVKRYEKVPLILVGNKVDLEPEREVMSSEGRALAQEWGCPFMETSAKSKSMVDELFAEIVRQMNYSSLPEKQDQCCTTCVVQ comes from the exons ATGAGGGAATACAAGGTAGTGGTGTTAGGGAGCGGAGGGGTTGGCAAATCTGCCCTCACTGTGCAGTTTGTCACTGGGACTTTCATTGAGAAATATGACCCCACCATTGAAGATTTCTACCGCAAAGAGATCGAAGTGGACTCTTCCCCCTCAGTCCTGGAAATTCTGGACACCGCAGGAACCGAGCAGTTTGCCTCCATGAGAGATCTGTACATCAAAAACGGCCAAGGTTTCATCCTGGTGTATAGTTTGGTTAATCAACAGTCTTTTCAG GATATCAAGCCAATGAGAGATCAGATTGTGAGAGTGAAGAGATATGAAAAAGTTCCACTAATCCTAGTAGGAAACAAAGTGGATCTGGAACCAGAAAGAGAGGTTATGTCTTCGGAAGGCAGAGCTCTGGCTCAAGAATGGGGCTGCCCTTTCATGGAAACATCAGCAAAAAGTAAATCGATGGTGGATGAACTTTTTGCTGAGATCGTCAGGCAAATGAACTATTCATCCCTGCCCGAGAAGCAAGATCAGTGTTGTACAACTTGTGTTGTccagtaa